From the genome of Hymenobacter sp. PAMC 26628, one region includes:
- a CDS encoding M13 family metallopeptidase translates to MMNKKFLALPLLAALATACNSSPTATNAAAKPDLLRAALDTTVAPGDDFFSYANGTWIKNHPIPASESEAGIGIEVEKEIYARLRETSVEAAKANAAAGSNQQKIGDFWAVGIDSVKADKLGAAPIKPELDRIAAMKTVAEVPAVIAHEIQLGVRALIGPRVSQDDKNSDKMVMYLYQSGLGLPNRDYYFNTDSRTKGIRRAYVRHVASTFKLLGQDSTAAKTNAARVMALETSLAKSSRKLEALRDPYKNYNKMSLAQLNKLTPGIDWQTWFGQLGAPRVDTVIVGQPEFYQTVGQLLKTKPVDDWKAYLTWQLARGYSPTLSQPFVDENFKFYGTTLSGAKAMRPRWKRVLDMQENALGDALGQLFVKEYFKLEAKARYDTLVKNVVSSFATHIKNVDWMSAPTKEVALDKLHKITPKVGYPDKWKDYSALTIDRSSLAANVMRANTWRYNYQLHKLGKPVDRTEWRMTPQTYNASYSTSNNEIVLPAAAFAIPTLLDADADDALVYGYAGASTIGHELTHGFDDEGSQYDAHGNLHEWWSKADRQRFNQRVAVIVKQFSSYTLLDSMHINGKATAGENIADLGGIVIGLDAFKKTKEYKEGKKVAGLTPTQRYFLGYALGWQMHVRDEALASQLLTDVHSPAQYRVNGPMADVPAFYEAFGVKPGQKLYLPDSARVKIW, encoded by the coding sequence ATGATGAACAAAAAATTCCTGGCCCTGCCGCTGCTGGCGGCCCTGGCCACCGCCTGCAACTCGTCGCCCACCGCGACGAACGCCGCCGCCAAGCCCGATTTGCTGCGCGCCGCCCTCGACACGACGGTGGCGCCCGGCGACGACTTTTTCAGCTACGCCAACGGGACGTGGATCAAGAACCACCCGATTCCGGCGTCGGAGAGCGAAGCGGGCATTGGCATTGAAGTGGAGAAAGAGATTTATGCCCGCCTGCGCGAAACCAGCGTAGAGGCGGCCAAGGCCAACGCCGCGGCTGGCAGCAACCAGCAGAAAATCGGGGATTTCTGGGCCGTGGGCATCGATTCGGTGAAGGCCGATAAGCTGGGCGCCGCGCCCATAAAGCCAGAGCTGGACCGCATCGCGGCAATGAAAACGGTGGCCGAGGTGCCGGCCGTCATCGCCCACGAAATTCAGCTTGGCGTGCGCGCCCTGATCGGGCCGCGGGTGAGCCAGGACGACAAAAACAGCGACAAGATGGTGATGTACTTGTACCAGAGTGGCCTGGGCCTGCCCAATCGCGACTACTACTTCAACACCGACTCGCGCACCAAGGGCATCCGCCGCGCCTACGTGCGCCACGTGGCCAGCACCTTCAAGCTGCTGGGCCAGGACTCAACCGCCGCCAAGACAAACGCGGCGCGGGTGATGGCTCTGGAAACGAGCCTGGCCAAGTCGTCGCGCAAGCTGGAGGCCCTGCGCGACCCCTATAAAAACTACAACAAGATGAGCTTGGCGCAGCTCAATAAGCTGACGCCGGGCATCGACTGGCAAACCTGGTTTGGCCAGCTGGGGGCCCCCCGCGTCGATACCGTCATCGTGGGCCAGCCCGAGTTTTACCAAACGGTGGGCCAGCTGCTGAAAACCAAGCCGGTGGATGATTGGAAGGCTTACCTCACCTGGCAGTTGGCGCGCGGGTATTCGCCCACGCTCAGCCAGCCGTTTGTGGACGAGAACTTCAAGTTTTACGGCACCACGCTGAGCGGCGCCAAGGCCATGCGCCCCCGCTGGAAGCGCGTGCTCGACATGCAGGAAAACGCCTTGGGCGACGCGCTGGGCCAGCTGTTTGTGAAGGAGTATTTCAAGCTCGAGGCCAAAGCCCGCTACGACACGCTGGTGAAAAACGTGGTGTCGTCGTTTGCCACCCACATCAAAAACGTGGATTGGATGAGCGCCCCCACTAAAGAGGTGGCCCTCGACAAGCTCCACAAAATCACGCCCAAGGTGGGCTACCCCGACAAGTGGAAGGATTATTCGGCCCTGACCATTGACCGCAGCTCGCTGGCCGCCAACGTGATGCGGGCTAACACCTGGCGCTACAACTACCAGCTGCACAAGCTGGGCAAACCCGTGGACCGCACCGAGTGGCGCATGACGCCCCAGACCTACAACGCCTCCTACAGCACCAGCAATAACGAGATTGTGCTGCCCGCCGCGGCCTTCGCCATCCCCACGCTGCTCGACGCCGACGCCGACGACGCCTTGGTGTACGGCTACGCCGGGGCCAGCACCATCGGCCACGAGCTGACCCACGGCTTCGACGACGAGGGCAGCCAGTACGACGCCCACGGCAACCTGCACGAGTGGTGGAGCAAGGCCGACCGCCAGCGCTTCAACCAGCGCGTGGCCGTGATTGTCAAGCAGTTCAGTAGCTACACGCTGCTCGATTCCATGCACATCAACGGCAAGGCCACGGCCGGCGAAAACATTGCCGACCTCGGCGGCATCGTCATCGGCCTCGACGCCTTCAAGAAAACCAAGGAGTACAAGGAGGGCAAGAAAGTGGCCGGCCTCACGCCCACGCAGCGTTACTTCCTCGGCTACGCCCTGGGCTGGCAGATGCACGTGCGCGACGAGGCGCTGGCCTCGCAGCTGCTCACCGACGTGCACTCGCCGGCCCAGTACCGCGTGAACGGGCCGATGGCCGACGTGCCCGCCTTCTACGAAGCCTTTGGGGTGAAGCCCGGCCAGAAGCTGTACCTGCCCGATTCGGCGCGGGTGAAGATCTGGTAG
- a CDS encoding DUF4286 family protein: MILYNVTTSLEPAVADEWVAYMRDTHMPEVMATGCFIKNQLCRLLNEEDDGITYASQYYCLSLEQLEAYQEHFAPALRADMDRRFAGKYASFRTTLEVVA; this comes from the coding sequence ATGATTCTTTACAACGTTACAACCAGCCTGGAGCCCGCCGTGGCCGACGAATGGGTGGCTTACATGCGCGACACCCACATGCCGGAGGTGATGGCCACCGGCTGCTTCATCAAAAACCAACTCTGCCGCCTGCTCAACGAAGAGGACGACGGCATTACCTACGCTTCCCAATACTACTGCCTCAGCCTGGAGCAGCTGGAGGCCTACCAAGAGCATTTTGCTCCTGCCCTGCGCGCCGACATGGACCGGCGCTTTGCCGGCAAGTACGCCTCGTTCCGCACGACGCTCGAAGTAGTGGCGTAG
- a CDS encoding DUF6526 family protein, which translates to MAAKNPVQFYPWHHFVLLPAALVLAGYGIIRYVHVAGGDDQIARLWFMVGALAVVGLGVLLMLRQQHALALQDRICRLEVRQRYFEVSGQRFAPLEKNLSLKQILRLRLAGDAELPTRAQAAAKEQLSPADIQARINDFQFDAMRV; encoded by the coding sequence ATGGCTGCCAAAAACCCGGTTCAATTCTACCCCTGGCATCATTTTGTGCTCCTGCCGGCTGCCTTGGTTTTGGCGGGTTATGGCATCATCCGCTACGTGCACGTGGCCGGCGGCGACGACCAGATTGCCCGCCTGTGGTTCATGGTGGGGGCCCTGGCGGTGGTGGGGCTGGGCGTGTTGCTCATGCTGCGCCAGCAGCACGCCCTCGCGCTGCAAGACCGCATTTGCCGCCTCGAAGTGCGCCAACGCTACTTTGAAGTAAGCGGCCAGCGGTTTGCCCCGCTCGAAAAAAACTTGTCGCTGAAGCAGATTCTGCGCCTGCGCCTGGCCGGCGACGCCGAACTGCCCACCCGGGCCCAGGCCGCGGCCAAAGAGCAACTCTCGCCCGCCGACATTCAGGCCCGCATCAATGATTTTCAATTTGATGCCATGCGGGTCTGA
- a CDS encoding cation diffusion facilitator family transporter: MGHSHNHGAAGHDHAGHVHATPPAGGAFSGAFAGGIALNLAFIVAEVIGGLSANSAALLSDAGHNLSDVLALALAWGAAWLAGRPATARYTFGYRGATIQAALLNAALLYAALGFILWETVDHLRHPAPVNGRAVMLLAGLGIAVNGLTAWLFRHGQKGDVNVRGAYLHMLTDALVSLGVVVGGAITYYTGWAWLDPIISLVLLGVIAVGSWGLLRDTVRLGLQGVPDGIDLEAVQTFLVQQPQVQSVHDLHIWSLSSDGHDTALMAHLVRPGGADATWLANLSAGLLREFHIHHSTVQVEDSELPGGCHSGCPDPVKNELTAARA, from the coding sequence ATGGGCCATTCCCATAACCACGGCGCCGCCGGCCATGACCACGCCGGCCACGTGCACGCCACGCCGCCGGCCGGGGGCGCGTTCAGCGGCGCGTTTGCTGGGGGCATTGCCCTCAACCTGGCCTTCATCGTGGCCGAGGTCATCGGGGGCCTATCGGCCAACTCGGCGGCCTTACTCTCCGATGCTGGCCACAACCTGAGCGATGTGCTGGCCCTGGCCCTGGCCTGGGGCGCGGCCTGGTTGGCGGGCCGGCCGGCTACGGCGCGCTACACCTTCGGTTACCGGGGCGCCACCATCCAGGCGGCGCTGCTGAACGCGGCGCTGCTTTACGCGGCACTGGGCTTCATTTTGTGGGAAACGGTGGACCACCTGCGCCACCCCGCCCCGGTGAACGGCCGCGCGGTGATGCTGCTGGCTGGGCTGGGCATCGCAGTCAACGGACTCACAGCCTGGCTGTTCCGGCACGGGCAAAAGGGCGACGTGAACGTGCGCGGGGCCTACCTGCACATGCTCACCGATGCGCTGGTGAGCCTGGGTGTGGTGGTGGGCGGGGCCATTACTTACTACACCGGCTGGGCTTGGCTCGACCCGATTATCAGCTTGGTTCTGCTGGGTGTGATTGCCGTGGGCTCGTGGGGCCTGCTGCGCGACACCGTGCGACTGGGTTTGCAAGGCGTGCCCGACGGCATCGACCTGGAGGCTGTGCAAACCTTCCTGGTGCAGCAACCCCAGGTGCAGAGCGTGCACGACCTGCACATTTGGAGCTTGAGCAGCGACGGGCACGACACGGCCCTCATGGCCCACTTGGTGCGCCCCGGTGGCGCCGATGCTACTTGGCTGGCCAACTTGTCGGCAGGCTTGCTCCGCGAGTTCCACATCCACCACAGCACCGTGCAGGTGGAGGACAGCGAGTTGCCCGGCGGCTGCCACAGCGGCTGCCCCGACCCCGTGAAAAATGAACTGACTGCGGCCAGGGCTTAA
- a CDS encoding GNAT family N-acetyltransferase, with protein MVPLSPFTISTDPARLDVAAVHRYLSEESYWARHIPYDTVARALANSLCFGAYAPDGRLAGFARVVTDRATFAWLCDVFVLPEFRGRGLSKQLVSTVLAHPDLQNLRRHLLATLDAHTLYQQHGYTPLKNTERWLEIAHPNPYPGP; from the coding sequence ATGGTGCCGCTCTCGCCCTTTACCATTAGCACCGACCCGGCCCGGCTCGACGTGGCCGCCGTGCACCGCTACCTCAGCGAGGAGTCGTACTGGGCCCGCCACATTCCCTATGATACGGTGGCCAGGGCCCTGGCCAACTCCCTCTGTTTCGGGGCCTACGCCCCGGACGGTCGCCTGGCCGGCTTCGCCCGCGTCGTAACGGACCGGGCCACGTTTGCCTGGCTGTGCGACGTATTTGTGCTGCCGGAGTTCCGGGGCCGGGGCCTGTCCAAGCAACTGGTGAGCACCGTGCTGGCCCACCCCGATTTGCAAAACCTGCGCCGCCACCTGCTGGCCACGCTCGACGCCCACACCCTCTACCAGCAACACGGCTACACGCCGCTAAAAAACACCGAGCGCTGGCTGGAAATAGCGCACCCCAACCCGTACCCGGGGCCCTAA
- a CDS encoding TonB-dependent receptor — MEKLWEGSGPWLGLSCAEAGRPRITFRPALGARHGLRLVVVNTLLLSGLALHAGAQTAAPAPRPRPAAGPAFAGHVADAATGEAVPGATVLFTDLKQGTATDGAGNFSFANLPRGRFGVQVRSLGYTTVSLTVDTGAGQPLAVKLTPAATEIGQVVVTGVSAATEARRSPVPTTVVDRTRLNQTSGTNVIDAIAHTPGVSQITTGAAISKPVVRGLGYNRVTTLNNGAKQEGQQWGDEHGIEIDEFSIDRAEIIKGPGSLLYGSDAMAGVINFLAPEPIAEGHITGSAIANYQTNNRQQGYSFENAGNLNGLNWLARGTRKVAGDYQNRYDGRVFNSGFNEWDANGYVGLNKGWGYSHLTFSTFNQQLGLIDGRRDSASGRFVRDYAIAGALFSVPVANTGFSGYELAVPRQQINHLRFGTDNSFILGDRGARLALQVNYQQNLRREFGNALDPAETNLYFQLRTLDYALRYYLPEMAGWNLTVGTSGLHQQNRNLGQEFLIPGYVMNEAGVFGVAKKTIGNLDLSGGLRYDVRRIGADALFLDADGRPTTSGAPDSETKFGGFRSTFKNYSGSLGAAYNLSDRLTVKANVARGFRAPNIAELGSNGRHEGTIRYEIGQSDLKAETSLQVDGGISYATDHVRLTVDAFENSIDNYIFTRRIPNRAGTDSLTLATPADPSVGVYEYAQGRARLVGGEATFDVHPHPLDWLHFENSFSMVRAHQLGVSDAERYLPFIPADRLQSELRGNFRRQGKRLTNSYVRFQMEHTFAQDRYFSAFDTETATPGYTLFNAGVGTDVADARGRTLFSLFVTANNLFDVAYQSHLSRLKYADLNYTTGRMGVFNMGRTVSFKVVVPLSFK; from the coding sequence TTGGAGAAATTGTGGGAAGGCTCCGGCCCTTGGCTGGGGCTTTCTTGCGCGGAAGCGGGCCGGCCGCGGATAACTTTTCGGCCCGCGCTGGGGGCCCGCCACGGCTTGCGCCTGGTGGTCGTCAACACGTTGCTGCTGAGCGGGCTGGCGCTGCACGCCGGGGCCCAAACCGCGGCCCCCGCGCCGCGGCCCCGCCCGGCGGCCGGCCCGGCCTTCGCTGGCCACGTGGCCGACGCCGCCACCGGCGAAGCCGTACCGGGCGCCACCGTGCTTTTCACCGACCTTAAGCAAGGCACGGCCACCGATGGGGCCGGTAATTTCAGCTTCGCCAACCTGCCGCGGGGCCGGTTTGGGGTGCAGGTTCGCTCGTTGGGCTATACCACCGTGAGCCTGACCGTGGACACGGGCGCGGGCCAGCCGCTGGCCGTGAAGCTGACCCCTGCGGCTACCGAAATCGGCCAGGTAGTGGTCACGGGCGTGTCGGCGGCCACCGAGGCACGCCGCTCGCCGGTGCCCACCACCGTTGTCGACCGCACCCGCCTCAACCAAACATCGGGCACGAACGTGATTGACGCCATCGCCCACACGCCGGGCGTGAGCCAGATTACCACCGGGGCCGCCATCAGCAAGCCGGTGGTGCGCGGGCTGGGCTACAACCGCGTGACGACCCTGAACAACGGCGCCAAACAGGAAGGCCAGCAGTGGGGCGACGAGCACGGCATCGAAATCGACGAGTTCAGCATCGACCGGGCCGAGATCATCAAGGGCCCCGGCTCGCTGCTCTACGGCTCCGACGCCATGGCCGGCGTCATCAACTTCCTGGCTCCCGAACCCATCGCCGAAGGCCACATCACCGGCTCGGCCATAGCCAACTACCAGACCAACAACCGCCAGCAGGGCTACTCGTTCGAAAACGCGGGCAACCTGAACGGCCTAAACTGGCTGGCCCGCGGCACCCGCAAGGTGGCCGGCGACTACCAAAACCGCTACGATGGCCGCGTTTTCAACTCGGGCTTCAATGAGTGGGACGCCAACGGCTACGTGGGCCTGAACAAGGGCTGGGGCTACTCGCACCTCACCTTCAGCACCTTCAACCAGCAGCTGGGCCTGATTGATGGGCGGCGCGACTCGGCCAGCGGGCGCTTCGTGCGCGACTATGCCATCGCCGGGGCCCTATTTTCGGTGCCGGTGGCCAACACCGGGTTCAGCGGCTACGAACTGGCCGTGCCGCGCCAGCAAATCAACCACTTGCGGTTCGGTACCGACAATAGCTTCATCCTCGGCGACCGTGGGGCCCGGCTGGCGTTGCAAGTGAACTACCAGCAGAACCTGCGCCGCGAGTTCGGCAACGCCCTCGACCCCGCCGAAACCAACCTCTACTTCCAGCTCCGCACCCTCGACTACGCCCTGCGCTACTACCTGCCCGAAATGGCCGGCTGGAACCTGACCGTGGGCACCAGCGGCCTGCACCAGCAAAATCGCAACCTGGGCCAGGAATTCCTCATTCCGGGCTACGTGATGAACGAGGCCGGCGTGTTTGGCGTGGCCAAAAAAACCATCGGCAACCTCGACCTCAGCGGCGGCCTGCGCTACGACGTGCGCCGCATCGGGGCCGACGCGCTGTTTCTGGACGCCGACGGCCGGCCCACCACGTCCGGGGCCCCCGATTCCGAAACCAAGTTTGGCGGCTTCCGCAGCACCTTCAAAAACTACAGCGGCAGCCTGGGCGCGGCCTACAACCTGAGCGACCGGCTCACGGTGAAGGCCAACGTGGCCCGCGGCTTTCGGGCCCCCAACATCGCCGAGCTGGGCTCGAACGGCCGCCACGAGGGCACGATTCGTTACGAAATTGGGCAGTCCGACCTCAAAGCCGAAACCAGCCTGCAGGTGGACGGCGGCATCAGCTACGCCACCGACCACGTGCGCCTGACCGTGGATGCGTTCGAGAACAGCATTGACAATTACATCTTTACGCGCCGCATCCCCAACCGGGCCGGTACCGACTCGCTGACCCTGGCCACGCCCGCCGACCCCAGCGTGGGCGTGTACGAGTATGCCCAGGGCCGTGCCCGCCTGGTGGGCGGCGAGGCCACGTTTGACGTGCACCCGCATCCGCTTGACTGGCTGCACTTCGAGAACTCGTTCTCGATGGTGCGCGCCCACCAATTGGGCGTCAGCGACGCTGAACGCTACCTGCCCTTCATCCCCGCCGACCGCCTGCAATCGGAGCTGCGCGGCAACTTTCGCCGCCAGGGCAAGCGCCTTACCAACAGCTACGTGCGCTTCCAAATGGAGCACACTTTCGCCCAGGATCGGTATTTTTCGGCCTTTGACACCGAAACCGCCACGCCCGGCTACACGCTCTTCAATGCCGGCGTGGGCACCGACGTGGCCGATGCCCGGGGCCGCACGCTGTTCTCGCTCTTCGTGACGGCCAACAACCTCTTCGACGTGGCCTACCAAAGCCACCTCAGCCGCCTCAAATACGCCGACCTCAATTACACCACCGGCCGCATGGGCGTCTTCAACATGGGCCGCACGGTAAGCTTCAAAGTAGTAGTGCCGCTGAGCTTCAAGTAA
- a CDS encoding NAD(P)/FAD-dependent oxidoreductase, translating to MLYEVLIVGGSYAGLSAAMSLGRARCRVLVIDAGLPRNRFTPHAHNLLLHDGDAPADLAAQACRQLAAYPTVQLLTAEATAAEKQPDGTFVVRTAQHGSFQGELLALATGLRDELPPVPGFAECWGKSIIHCPYCHGYEVADQPTGLWFNGDQVGEVAQLLLNWTRDLTVFTNGPATFGPAVRAQLATWRVPVDETPVAAVVQTEGQLQGLRLADGRLAAAPVLYARLPWQQASALHAQLGCALTANNLLQIDEQYQTTVPGVYALGDNCSMGHQLVQAMAAGNAVGAALSKVFIAKMRHWAA from the coding sequence ATGCTTTACGAAGTCCTCATTGTGGGCGGCAGCTACGCCGGGCTGAGCGCAGCCATGTCCCTGGGCCGGGCCCGCTGCCGCGTACTGGTCATCGACGCGGGCCTGCCGCGCAACCGCTTCACGCCCCACGCCCACAACTTACTGCTGCACGACGGCGATGCCCCCGCCGACCTAGCCGCCCAGGCCTGCCGGCAATTGGCCGCTTACCCCACCGTGCAGCTGCTCACCGCCGAAGCCACGGCGGCCGAAAAGCAGCCCGACGGCACGTTTGTGGTACGCACGGCCCAGCACGGCAGCTTCCAGGGCGAACTTTTGGCGCTGGCCACGGGCTTGCGCGACGAGCTGCCACCGGTGCCGGGCTTTGCCGAATGCTGGGGCAAGAGCATCATTCATTGCCCGTACTGCCACGGCTACGAGGTGGCTGACCAGCCCACCGGCCTGTGGTTCAATGGCGACCAGGTGGGCGAGGTGGCCCAGCTGCTCCTCAACTGGACCCGCGACCTGACGGTGTTTACCAACGGGCCGGCCACGTTTGGCCCCGCCGTGCGTGCGCAACTGGCCACTTGGCGCGTGCCCGTGGACGAAACGCCCGTGGCCGCCGTGGTGCAGACCGAGGGGCAGCTCCAAGGCCTGCGCTTGGCCGACGGGCGGCTGGCCGCTGCGCCGGTTTTGTACGCCCGGCTGCCTTGGCAACAGGCCAGCGCGCTGCACGCCCAGCTAGGTTGCGCACTCACAGCAAACAACTTGCTGCAAATTGACGAGCAATACCAGACCACGGTACCCGGCGTGTACGCCCTGGGCGATAACTGCTCGATGGGCCACCAACTGGTGCAAGCCATGGCCGCCGGCAACGCCGTGGGTGCCGCCCTGAGCAAGGTCTTCATCGCTAAAATGCGGCACTGGGCGGCGTGA
- a CDS encoding Fur family transcriptional regulator — translation MPPAAPVPDRLTQTITRHGLRQTPVRRAVLAALAGKGYALTGAEIEQETGPGTDRITLYRTLKSFEQSGLIHRVIDDSDVLRYAACSIECSAGAHFDNHVHFKCGTCAHTYCLSQVAIPAVTLPGGFQAERRDYLLSGTCQLCQPAN, via the coding sequence ATGCCCCCTGCCGCCCCTGTCCCCGACCGCCTCACCCAGACCATCACCCGCCACGGGCTGCGCCAAACCCCCGTGCGGCGCGCCGTGCTGGCGGCCCTGGCAGGCAAAGGCTATGCCCTCACCGGGGCCGAGATTGAGCAGGAAACGGGGCCGGGTACCGACCGCATCACCCTGTACCGCACCCTCAAAAGCTTCGAACAAAGCGGCCTTATCCACCGCGTCATCGACGATTCGGACGTGTTGCGCTACGCGGCCTGCTCCATCGAGTGCAGCGCCGGGGCCCACTTCGACAACCACGTGCACTTCAAGTGTGGCACCTGCGCCCACACTTACTGCTTGAGCCAAGTGGCCATTCCGGCCGTAACGCTGCCCGGTGGCTTCCAGGCCGAGCGGCGCGACTACTTACTTTCGGGCACGTGCCAGCTGTGCCAGCCTGCTAACTAA
- the htpG gene encoding molecular chaperone HtpG, with protein MQETGSISIHTENIFPIIKKFLYSDHEIFLRELVSNAVDATQKLQSLARQGEFKGELGELKVRVTVDKDTRKITVSDHGLGMSAEEIKKYINQIAFSGATEFVEKYKETDATAKDQIIGQFGLGFYSAFMVAKEVEIWSQSYQEGALTAHWTCDGSTSYTIDEPTGEHAKAERGTDVVLHVADDSDEFLEVERLRTILTKYCKFLPVPIELEGQLINDTTPIWTKQPSELTDEDYLKFYQELYPMSMDAPLFWIHLNVDYPFNLTGILYFPKVKDELQFSRNKIQLYSRQVFITDEVKDVVPEFLMLLHGVIDSPDIPLNVSRSFLQADAAVRKINTYITRKVADKLGDLFKKDRAGYEEKWSDIGLFVKYGMLSDEKFYDRAKDFVLLKNVAGKLFTISEYTEHIQANQQDKDGNTVVLYTNDAEAQHGFVAAAQGRGYDVLNFDHILDPHFIGQLEQKLEKTTFKRVDADTVGKLIEKDETTESVLSEDDQTKLAEAFKTAIANDAMHVKVAALSPQDAPVVITQNEFMRRMKDMQRTGGGGGMQMFGAFPESFDVTVNANHPVAQRVLAEGGEQLARQAFDLARLAQGMLKGEALTAFVKRSTELL; from the coding sequence ATGCAGGAAACCGGCTCCATCTCGATCCACACCGAGAACATCTTCCCGATCATCAAGAAGTTCTTGTACTCCGACCACGAAATCTTCCTGCGCGAGCTGGTAAGCAACGCCGTCGACGCCACCCAGAAACTCCAGAGCCTGGCCCGCCAGGGCGAATTCAAAGGTGAGCTGGGCGAGCTGAAAGTGCGCGTGACCGTGGACAAGGACACCCGCAAAATCACGGTGTCGGACCACGGCCTGGGCATGAGCGCCGAGGAAATCAAGAAGTACATCAACCAGATTGCCTTCTCCGGGGCCACCGAGTTTGTGGAGAAGTACAAGGAAACCGACGCCACGGCCAAGGACCAGATCATCGGGCAGTTCGGCCTGGGTTTCTACTCGGCCTTCATGGTGGCCAAGGAAGTGGAAATCTGGTCGCAGTCGTACCAGGAAGGGGCCCTGACGGCCCACTGGACTTGCGACGGCAGCACGTCGTACACCATCGACGAGCCCACCGGCGAGCACGCCAAGGCCGAGCGCGGCACCGACGTGGTGCTGCACGTGGCCGACGACTCGGACGAGTTCCTGGAAGTGGAGCGGCTGCGCACCATCCTTACCAAGTACTGCAAATTCCTGCCGGTGCCGATTGAGTTGGAAGGCCAGCTTATCAACGACACCACGCCCATCTGGACCAAGCAGCCCAGCGAGCTGACCGACGAGGACTACCTGAAGTTTTACCAGGAGCTGTACCCGATGTCGATGGACGCGCCGCTGTTCTGGATTCACCTGAACGTGGACTACCCGTTCAACCTGACCGGCATCCTGTACTTCCCTAAGGTGAAGGACGAGCTGCAATTTTCGCGCAACAAGATTCAGCTGTACTCGCGCCAAGTGTTTATTACTGATGAGGTGAAGGACGTGGTGCCCGAGTTTTTGATGCTGCTGCACGGCGTGATTGACTCGCCCGACATTCCGCTGAACGTGTCGCGCAGCTTCCTGCAGGCCGACGCGGCGGTGCGCAAAATCAACACCTACATCACCCGTAAGGTGGCCGACAAGCTCGGCGACTTGTTCAAGAAAGACCGCGCCGGCTACGAGGAAAAATGGTCTGACATCGGCTTATTTGTGAAGTACGGGATGCTGTCGGACGAGAAGTTTTACGACCGCGCCAAGGACTTCGTGCTGCTAAAAAACGTGGCCGGCAAGCTGTTCACCATCAGCGAATACACCGAACACATCCAGGCCAACCAGCAGGATAAAGACGGCAACACCGTGGTGCTGTACACCAACGACGCCGAGGCCCAGCACGGCTTCGTGGCCGCCGCTCAGGGGCGCGGCTACGACGTGCTAAACTTCGACCACATCCTCGACCCGCACTTCATCGGCCAGTTGGAGCAGAAACTGGAGAAAACCACCTTCAAGCGCGTGGATGCCGACACGGTGGGCAAGCTCATTGAGAAGGACGAAACCACCGAGAGCGTACTCAGCGAGGACGACCAAACGAAGCTAGCTGAGGCCTTCAAAACGGCCATTGCCAACGACGCCATGCACGTGAAAGTGGCCGCCCTGAGCCCGCAGGACGCGCCGGTGGTCATCACCCAGAACGAGTTTATGCGCCGCATGAAGGACATGCAGCGCACCGGCGGCGGGGGCGGCATGCAGATGTTCGGGGCCTTCCCCGAGAGCTTCGACGTGACCGTGAACGCCAACCATCCCGTGGCCCAGCGCGTGCTGGCCGAGGGCGGCGAGCAGCTGGCCCGGCAAGCCTTCGACCTGGCTCGCCTGGCCCAGGGCATGCTAAAAGGCGAGGCCCTCACGGCCTTCGTAAAGCGCAGCACCGAGCTGCTGTAA